The window CTCGGAAAAGAGCTTCTCGGTTGAACATTTTCGAAGGAGGCTGCTACAAcccaataaaaaaaatctatcGGTGTGTAAAACCGTGAATGTACTTGATGGTTGATAGAGAATAAAAAGTAAATAAGACAGTATCATAAACTTGGGTGAATTCTATTTTTTCCACAACGAAATCAAAATACCTTATAAGATTATTGTCAGACTCGATTGAGAAATTGTCAACCCTAGATTATTCAGAAACTTAGGCACGCCGCagagtagacccacgctaatccacgaaaaacaatccacgccgtgggatgctttgtaaaccattgctaggcttttccagacatctgtgtaatacatgcaatgaataatccacttatcagctgattgattaagaGTAATTCtgatagcaatggtttacaaaacatcccacggcgtagGTTGCTTTCCGTGGATTGGCTTGGGTCTACTTTGCTTTGGGCCTTACTTACTTACAATAAGTTTACTTGGAAAAcagataatttgataaatatacTACATAGAAACTTCTAcgggaaataaataaaaatatcatcatgatagtatattataaaCTTATTAGTACGAAACCGGCAAATTAAATATTGGAGTTGATGAAGTTTGTGTTGATTAAAAAACAGGTTCCTGTATAGTCTGCCTGTGGAGTGgagattaaaaattaaaatcatctTAAATCTTACAAATCTAAATTACATCTATGGTTGATGGATCACTCTCCGGTTGAGATTAATGatctttctattatttttagatgAATCACCTTGATAGTCACTTGTTCCATTctttcagtattttattaataattattataatttctccatgGTGTGTGGgagtgtgtgtgcgtgtgtgagaTGAATTaagataattaaatttaatcaagATAGGTATTTCAATAGGTATAGGTATATCAATATTTCATTTGAGTTTATAGATAAGCatttttagttgagttctgaatgtatttcactcctgtttgcaaacaagatttttcttaagcaaacagtattgtattcaatgatctgtaatatcatttttGTGCAACGGAGTTTGTCATGTAAGTGaagtcattgaataaaacttgatttgatttgattagtaAAACATGATTAGAAACATGATTACTAACTTGATTagtaaaacatttaaaaatcttgTACAACAAATTAATTCTCTTTGACAGAAGTACGAATATGTACATACTACTGGATACTTGTATTACTGAAACAGCGTTCTATACTTGCCTATTATTGTGTGCACATAGTAGGCATAATGTAAGCTATTTCAGTTTCAAGATTTATTCACTCTTAAGAAACAGGAAATTTGGTTTTAAATTTTAAGAAGACTCATCTCCAAGCACACACCAATTTTTCTTACATTGAGTCAATAGACTTAATGTGCTTCTATTACTGCCTTGTCTAGAATCCGTTAGGCATGACTACAATAACGGTGGTTATACAGCTAGGCTACTGTAGGCATGACCAgttctgatttcattttatgatgtgataaatatattgaattttcaatattgtaaggtATTTGGCATTTTTAAATCATTCTGATGATGATAGTGATTGAAATGATGttgatggaaaaaatattaatatttttcaaaaataaaacattataatCTATTACTATTCTAAGCTACCAGTGTCTGCTCTGTGCTTATTCCCAGGTCGAAATGATTCACTATATCATCGATTAACTCACTTGTGATGAAAAGTCATCTTCATGATGCATATATACATCACCATTCCAACTCAGTTGAATGTTTTCCATGAATTActgtttgaattatttgaaactctTCTATCAGAAAAAGAATCAGCAAAGCGATCTCCGCTGGGAATTATTTCAAGAATAGAGTTCTTCCTAATGACACGGTTTTGTGCTCACCCTTCTCTCATTTTGTTCGCTTTTCCAAATGTACTGCAACCCATATATTTCCTTGACTACAGAGGACAGAATTCACACAGCTATTTGTATACTTAATTTTGTTAATAGAACTTGTAATCTATACGTTTTACTGAAAAAGTGGAGAAATCCAGAACGAGATTTTCTGATTTCATCGTAGCCTTTTCGAATCACAAAATGGGGCAAAAGTACAGGCAAAGATACACAGCTGTGAATATAGATATTGGAGTTTTGGTGTATGGAAATACTGGTTGAAGTACACTTAAGgtgaaatttccatttttcgactgaatttgattgatgatgcatgattttgaatcGCCTTGATGCGCCGAGAAAATGAGTTCTGGTAAGAGGAGATAAATTATTATGTCGAAAGCTATGAGTGTTTTAAACTTTGATCTGTATGCGCGCTGCCTCTCCACTGCGATACTGAAATAAAGGACATCTTAGTCTGACCACTAACAGTAGAGCATGCATTATATTCACAGTCGTCATACAtgtgttgtgtcatcacagctgtGATCACAGCAAAACGCTTTGAGTAAAATTTTTTGAGGTCAGACTTTTGATCAACAATTTTTTCTtcactgctctatttgaggttaaattattttttttcctacagttacccgaAAAAGTGCTCATTCCCGCATCATTATAGTACGCAAAATACCTTATTCCCACACCCAGTGGCGGGAATGTAGATTGAGGcggcaatagtatatttcgcacctaagcagaaaatgaatttttccagctcgaaatcggttttcaagtccgaggccgtaggccgaggactaaaAAGATTGAGCTGAAAAactttttgcccgtggtgcgaacgaatttttcgccacacaacaggtattgctgacaaaataaataaagaatacaaataaagaatacttgttaagctatcgtacctatctcttgatttagtggtagaagatttgcagtcaggatttcagattcttttaaaaatttcacttggaataccacagtcatcttcaagcatttttgaaaatcggaatgcactaatcaacaataaataattgaataaaactgttgCAAGCGAattttgattcgaaactggaactgaaatcatggctacttcagctgatgatggaAGTggccactcgcccgatctagcggatgacttattaactacttccatgagcggctggaaagagacaactttctggcctagcccggaaaagaaacccttttctgacgtcgtctgcaaacaaggtctttcagatctatgtatggactggaaaacagctgcttctgtgcagtgtggcgaaaataagtactttgccgcactccaaatttgcaacataacaacaCAAACTAGTTAACACACTTTATGACGGTAGAGTGCGGCAAAGTAAAAGAAATGTTGGTAACCTGAATATATGTTGCTTGCTGAAATTTTTGTAAACCCGCTTATATTACCGCGAGATAGATTATTGataatgaacagtaaataaacaagaggtttgatagtattcaatattagtattttatttctattcaacttaTGTTGAAACTCACAGCAAATATCCAGTAATTTGAATTTAGCGCCTTCCGCCTTCCCGCTCCGTCTGTTGCCAACCACAGCCATTTTCATAAACTATTCTCGATTTTGTCATTATTGTTTTCTGTAGTTGTATTTCTTGTCTGATTTTGTATTTGAGTATTTTCTAGTGCCTTTCCATTTGGCATTGTTTTGTTGATTGTAATTTAATTCTGAATTTGACTCAGATTTGTGTGGCAGTGTTTTTTCTTGCCGCTTTTTTGCTATGGCTTCTCGTTTGTTTCACCACTGTGGTTCTATGCACTACAGCATCTTTTTTCCTGGTTGTTCTTGATTCATCTTTTTCAGTGACTGCAAAACTGATTCTAACTAATTATCTATCTTTTCGAACAATTACCTATGTATTCAAGTCGAAATTCATGAGCGGCGTCTCATTTCTTAGTGACTTCCAATATTACTTCTCAATTTCTACAACATCGTTTGGTGTATTCTCATTCAGAACTTCAGTGACTGCAAACTGGTCTAACTAATTCATCTAATTTTTTTGAACAATTACCTGTGtgttcaaattgaattcatgaGCGGCGTCTCATTTCTCAGTGATTTCCAACAATTACTTGCCAATTTCTACAACATTAATTGGTGAAGTATTCTCATTCAGAACTCTAACCTATTACAGATTTCAAACACGTTGAAATTCGAACtagcaatattattattatcaattattttgagaACTTCCATATCTTTATTCAACAAGATATACAAATCATTGATTTGGTTCACTTCATCAGGACTTACATACTAGGACTCAATTTTTGCAAGCCTAGCCTAGCCTGCATTGACATACATTGTGCATCACGATTTTTCATTGTGCCTACACAATTTTGAGACATTCCAACTTTGAACAATATTCATCTTTAAAAACTACATTATTCCTCCATGGTACATCATCCTTGCTGAAACCCTGGTTCCTGAATTTCAAGTCTCATTGAATCTTCTTATTCAACTCTGGTTcctgttattcaattttctgGACATTGAGATTGGACGGCAGCACACTTGAAAGGCGGTATCTGTTCCTTTTATCAACTTATTTACCTAATTATAGGCTAATTACTACAATTCTATTAccaatttgaataatagttattctcATAGCTGGCCTGGAGATTTGCCAGCCATTTTGAATTACCTGCTCAGACCTACTAGAAATTTATTACATTGAATTTGAACTATTCTATTAGCTGGCCAAGAGATTTTTGCcagtcattttaaataatttttattatttagacTACTATTTCACTGGCATTTGTATATTAATACATAAGTTGTATTTGACTCATTTTGTATCATCCTTTGGTGATACTTAAACTTAATAAgctttttcttttcaataattacgtCATTAAGTCAAAGCAGTTTTAGACATTTTGATTGATCATTGATCATTTCTAAGGTTTATTTTCTAGTTTCAATTGTTTCCAAATCATAATTCTCAGATTCAATCATTCCTAattcagttatttattttcaatatcaatcaatagCCTACAGTTTAATATTCCAAATTTGCTTAttactgatttttcaatttgctaATAAATATTAGGCTTAGTACTTTCATACTATTTTTCAATACTGTATTTCTGTTCACAGATACTTtggattaattttcattttgggCACCGAATGCattctgataatatttttggatTATATAGCATACCTTTTTTTGACCATCTTCTATGGcatatattcaatatttgtaattgttTTACTATTGAAGCCCGGGAGCTTCCCTCATTAAAGTTTAtactattatcaataaatattatatatctaTGTTGAATCTGTTTTATTATGAATGATGCCTGCTCTTTACTTCAATTCTTGAACCTTGCTCTCTCATCTGATGATAAGGGAACAAGGCTCTGGTCCTCCTggttattatttcactactatcaattctcattcattttccaGTGAAGTGGCGCATGTTTATTCAACTCCCCAGTGCATCAGTTGTAATTTAATCATATAGGCAGTCAGTGCCAGCTGTGCAGCTGTGCAAGTGCATGCACATGAACGATTTTTATGTGTGAGATGCCTATATTTTTAACTGAAATACATTGGAAACATTTATcgatcatttttatgatcaaggaATCAAGTATTTATATCTCTATTTACTTTTGTGGTTAGGTTACTCGTGTCGTGTTAGTGATACTAAAGCTGTgattgttatattttcaaaacaataatgaatctattaggtttgaaacataaatatatacacttcaaaaaagttattcagtCTTCAACTCCCCAAAAAATTTCCACTTACATTTTCGTAGAACAACTATAATGAGCCGTCGATGAATTATAAACAGAATAGGCTACAgaataaatgttattgaataccATAACAAAACACTGGATTTACAATATACTGTTTACTCAACAGTGACTTGAATGATTGAAGTTCAGCATTTCAGGTAATGTaatgtctatataatatatttaatcacGTTTTAAATAATGCCGTATAACCTCAATTATACGTTTTCATGCTACTTGTCGCTTGGCCAGAAAAGCACAAAGGCCAAATTGACACGTTTACTAatgtatttacaagaaaaaacaacctgaaactatatttttacactaattGTGTATAATATATCATCAGACTCAAACTTGAGGATATTTGGAACTGGAATAAATagtacacatgaaaatttcatagaatggtcAGGTTAGACTCAAGTCTGTCCTGAGGGCTGATCACTAGCCTAATCCTTAATCAGTCCTGGGCATATTagcttatttattaatttacattaatagaaaaatgaaaactaaccTTACAGCTTTGATCGCATagacaaaataattaatcaataacaCAAATTAATGGGCACCATATAAGTATAAGCAAAGTTTTGCTGCAAAACTTTCATGTTATTGGATAGGAGATATTAAACTGTTAGTCACGGGTGAGTAAACATTTGTGAGGCTCATTGATGACTCAAAAGTAATTGAGTTTTCAAAAGTGAAAACGAcagtgccgttttcgagatccgtttaacataaatagccagatataaaaatataggaATTGCTCGCTTATAAATAGGATACATTAAATGTTGAatcattgaaacggtttgagattgATGTGTGagtttcgccattaatttttctttgaaattctgtatcagaatcatgtatcacatgacaaccTTGTAACAATTTTGGacatgattatttttatcttgtttttctGTTATTTCGGTTCTAAATTCGATTGTATTATCAGCTTGTTTTTCTCAGTGAGACAAAGATGCACTTATGGGATCGAGCTGTACCCTTCGAATAATCTACTTTCTTGTTCTCTCCAGTTcttttttgctattttctttCTCCCTTTTTCTGTCCTTGTTGGTAGCTTGGAGTTTGCATTGCTCTTTCTCTCTAGTTTCTTtgtctaattttgataattccgTTTTGCTTACGTCACTGTCTTGTTTGCTACCCCGTCTTCAACGCTCGATGATCCATTCTGTCTCTGAATTTCGTGaatggaggttgtaaatttaactttttcctttgattccatttttatttagcttatgctaatttttctattattacaATATGTAGTTGATCAGAGACAGATTTCTTTCATCACAAgttgtgatattattattattttctttattttttttatttcctttttaaatatgtaaattttcttgtttgttattaaaaaaaaagaaaagtaatCATGTCCGAAAATTTAATTGAGTATTCATTCTAGCTGGCCTAAGTTatggcaatttatttatatttgttgaaaactcATTCATCACATATGTATCCATAGTAATTTCTACAATTTCCGCTGTACAGGTaaagcattatttatttatatactttacttattgttttataagtCAAGTCTGATCAGATTATAATTAATCCCAGCTTTCCTTAAATTGTTTTTCAGCTCTAATTCTCGTAATTCAAAATGTTGGAATATTTCTATGCAAGTTTatataatagtaaaattaaattaataaataaataaatatcaaattatctttgtcaCGCtggtcaaataaataaataaataattaaataaaattgtaaagccttattcaagttataatttttctttttaaaaaatctctTTTGGAAGCTTCACTTCGAGTATCTTGAAttatttatctttaaactattaTTGATGATTTATTAAAGATCTTGTGTATTGTTGATTTTGTTAAGAAGAGCAAATTCTGTATTATTGATCTCTCCTTtagtattacagtatttatatatattcttttcgtttctctattatttagcGGTCGTAGACTCATAGACTCATAGACTCGTAGTATCACAGGATGTCTTAGTTATGGCCATGGAAGCTGAATCCTTGCTGACCAACTCATCACAAGGAAACCAATATTTCCAGAAAAGATCTAAATTCGCCGTAAAAAGGATACTTCAAGAACTTCTTGTGcagtgaaaaattaataagtgaaaaatttgaataaagtgtACGGAGGCCTCCTCACTTCAATACACCAGGTATTTACGAAACaaccaatattaatttatggaaAATTCACAGGCAACTACTTCGCAAAAATAAATGGgacaggataataaataaatttttaattacttgatttaaattttgtttatttttggaaattctatttatttgatctattatgtatattaaattgcaaacatgattacaatcttattgttgattattgaatatgcCTAACAATCATCAATGACAAGTAATGAATGGGGTAAATCTTGAATTGTTGAGCTgtcatatcattcaattataaatgttGCTACTTAGAAGGGGttggaaattaaataaatggaatattttagttaatatattgaactatatattcaatttattgatttaaatattcGGAGGATTATTTCCTTCCCATCTCAAAGATTAATTTCAACTGCGGTAAACTGAGGTAACATTTcaactgcgccactctgcttATTTTTACAAATGATGTACCTTTCAGAATTGGCAGGTCTACTAGAATTTGGTTTATGTATGCATATACTTTCGAACGATCTGTACATGAGATAAACCAGTCCAACGCTGAACGGTGAGAAAATGtcaaacaatttacaaacaaaatggCCACCGATTCGAACGATGAACAATGCAACAAGGAACTGACAAAGGTACAGTCTTTTAGAGAGAATCTCTTGAATATTTTCTTGGCCCTGCACGGAAAATCCTCCGTCTGCCATCATAAAATGAACACCAACACCGTCGGTTTTCATCATGACAAATTCTGTTAAACTTGTTATATTCTCTGGATCGTATACATCACCATCTCCTTTCGCTCCGTAGTAAGTTTCAAACGATTCTGGAGTGCCAGCCATGAAATCAGCCAGCTTAAAATCGTTAGTCTCATTGGCCAAAGTGAAGCCAATACCTTTCGCCTGCCAATTCTTTCTGTAGAGCACATATTCTAAAAACCCTCCAGGCCCGGCACAAACGTCGGCAAAATATAGCAGGTCCTTTTCTCCTACCAATGGTTTACCTTTGTGATCCAGTGGTTCCGTAAACATTTTTCCAAATACTTTATCCATATTGGCCATTTTCATAGCAgctctattttgaaaaataccatGTCTAATAGTTTTGAAAGGATTAGCTCGTTTCACAGCCATATTTAACGACATGGGATCCAAATCATCGAATACTGactttttctcaagaattttaaataggagATCCGGATCGACAAAATCAGAAAATGAGTCCATAACTAGGATTTTCTCGCCCTCTTTGGGCCAGTCTCGCATGCTTTCTTCAGTCAATTCAGCCATGAAGCAGTGCAGCCAATCCGGTTTCTCCTCCACACTCACAACCTCGAGTGATGAGTCCCATGTTAAACTCTCTGCTTGCAATCCCTTGACAATGCGACCCAAACCACTTCTGCCTTTCTGCTTCGACAACTCAATTGGGTCAAGTCGGCCTTGTTCATGTTTTCCCAAACCTTTTCCTCTGTAGCCCATTCCTGCCATCATACTCTCAACTTTTGGATTGGCTTGATAAACTGTTTCCGTTTTTGTGCGTACGATTCGAAGTCATATTTGCCCTTTTTGGCGGATTGTCCGTTTTGCTGCTGAACCGTTTCATGGGTTCGCCGAAaccgtcatcatcatcatcatcgtcatcgtcATCATCTACACCATTGTCGGCGAACGAGCGATACTGTGGCGGACTGTTGTAGTCGGCGAAACTGGCACGAGGTGGCTCCGGTGAGACGGGTCCCCCCGAGTCGTAGAGCGAGGGCATCTGGGGGTGATAGTTGGAGGTGGAGTAGTGGGGGTAGGAGGAGGCCGAGGAGGAGTAtccagaggaggaggaggtggccTGTGAGGTGGCTGAGTAACTGGAGGCCACCGATTGCACCTCCACATGACTCCCTGTCTCGTCGCCGCTCTCTGCGCTGCTCTTTGCCCCCAAATTGTAGGGTGGCGGCGAGTAGGGGAAGCCCACCTGAGGGTTGTCATCGTCGCTCGAGTCTGAGTCTGATATGTAAGCTTCCATATTACAAGTCAATTAAGCGCACTCTgacatattattattgtaggattgaacaatattattataaatacaaagcaatataattaaaattcaatcatacaatttctgaaaataacttTCACAAACAATTCAGATTGCACAGGTGGTTAAAATCGTCGTCGGTGTATGTCTCAACTCAAATTCTTATGAGCATTCTTCTCTGATAAATTCTATAATTCTATATATATGTTAATTCAACTTAAAAATTATCTTAGCTagctcaaatttttttttttttttttttttttagaatgtAGCTTTCACACACTTGAGTGGAGGGAGTATGTAACAATTTTGGacatgattatttttatcttgtttttctGTTATTTCGGTTCTAAATTCGATGTATTATCAGCTTGTTTTTCTCAGTGAGAC is drawn from Nilaparvata lugens isolate BPH unplaced genomic scaffold, ASM1435652v1 scaffold7435, whole genome shotgun sequence and contains these coding sequences:
- the LOC111060322 gene encoding cap-specific mRNA (nucleoside-2'-O-)-methyltransferase 1: MMAGMGYRGKGLGKHEQGRLDPIELSKQKGRSGLGRIVKGLQAESLTWDSSLEVVSVEEKPDWLHCFMAELTEESMRDWPKEGEKILVMDSFSDFVDPDLLFKILEKKSVFDDLDPMSLNMAVKRANPFKTIRHGIFQNRAAMKMANMDKVFGKMFTEPLDHKGKPLVGEKDLLYFADVCAGPGGFLEYVLYRKNWQAKGIGFTLANETNDFKLADFMAGTPESFETYYGAKGDGDVYDPENITSLTEFVMMKTDGVGVHFMMADGGFSVQGQENIQEILSKRLYLCQFLVALFIVRIGGHFVCKLFDIFSPFSVGLVYLMYRSFESICIHKPNSSRPANSERYIICKNKQSGAVEMLPQFTAVEINL